One Phaseolus vulgaris cultivar G19833 chromosome 11, P. vulgaris v2.0, whole genome shotgun sequence genomic window carries:
- the LOC137820462 gene encoding uncharacterized protein yields MANNKGVHSSSGGSHRGRPYALIWLITFGAALLGVMVLHKLRERRIYTLLVKEKDHQILALQLLFQKEKDRSKELRGKNEEMKGKIYGLRSQKMELSRTVVEMQSTLDSLKDEQKLMETAFEEQQNELRLMQEKVGDVDQGSSQIVALRENVKHKEAEIEDLKRRLESSVNGHPITFPQIVAANGTMQAQNESEKEEDSSESAKHEGDDNDDAIKSELTKSKDGGVATEIKDEIWTEGEIGKANEDPQNDGGGAAKYIDDAEVGYGREKKAVREEHAGEVEKIADGGGQVKQLAWMKRKHGHERRAKGKRWRSTVNSSLMENNVVSDNHMGNRKVYKDEAKGSRVGKVYNEENFAREDERRNKNSTRKDKSQGNLLKPGREDGNVMKVYNRKHQVTFSGTNVYPDNQRLDEMKQSEVHEQSLLQQNWIKRHIKNADKNAGQTKTKVLFEGPKELEEILHVQKQNEDGIDIGHDDDEDGDDDNFKKSHSEFQDENNDYKEESEYQPGL; encoded by the exons ATGGCTAACAACAAGGGGGTGCATAGCAGCAGTGGAGGGAGTCACAGAGGGAGGCCTTATGCGCTGATATGGCTGATCACATTTGGGGCTGCACTGCTTGGGGTGATGGTGCTTCACAAGCTCAGAGAGAGGCGCATCTATACCCTTCTAGTCAAAGAGAAAGATCATCAGATTCTTGCTCTTCAGCTTCTCTTTCAG AAGGAAAAAGATCGCAGCAAGGAGTTGAGAGGAAAGAACGAAGAGATGAAGGGGAAGATATACGGCCTGAGAAGTCAGAAGATGGAGTTGTCTAGAACAGTTGTGGAGATGCAATCCACCCTGGATTCACTGAAAGATGAGCAGAAACTGATGGAAACAGCATTTGAGGAGCAGCAGAATGAGCTGAGATTGATGCAAGAAAAGGTGGGCGatgtggaccagggaagctctcAGATAGTAGCATTAAGAGAGAATGTTAAGCATAAGGAAGCAGAGATAGAAGACTTGAAGCGCCGTCTTGAAAGCTCAGTTAATGGTCATCCAATCACCTTTCCTCAAATCGTGGCAGCAAATGGAACAATGCAAGCCCAAAATGAGTCTGAGAAGGAGGAAGATTCCAGTGAATCTGCCAAACATGAGGGTGATGACAATGACGATGCAATTAAAAGTGAATTAACCAAGTCCAAAGATGGGGGTGTTGCAACTGAGATAAAAGATGAAATTTGGACTGAAGGGGAGATTGGAAAGGCAAACGAAGACCCACAAAACGATGGTGGTGGTGCGGCAAAATATATTGATGATGCCGAAGTGGGGTATGGGAGAGAGAAGAAAGCAGTGAGAGAAGAACATGCAGGAGAAGTAGAGAAAATTGCAGATGGTGGAGGTCAGGTGAAGCAATTGGCTTGGATGAAGAGGAAACATGGCCATGAAAGAAGAGCAAAGGGGAAGCGCTGGAGAAGCACTGTGAATAGTAGTTTAATGGAGAACAATGTGGTTTCTGATAATCACATGGGCAATAGAAAGGTTTATAAAGATGAGGCTAAAGGTAGCAGAGTTGGGAAAGTCTATAATGAGGAAAATTTTGCAAGGGAGGATGAGCGAAGGAACAAAAATAGCACAAGAAAAGATAAGTCACAGGGCAATTTGTTAAAGCCTGGTCGCGAAGATGGCAATGTCATGAAAGTGTATAATAGAAAACACCAGGTCACATTTAGTGGTACTAACGTATACCCAGATAATCAGAGACTGGACGAGATGAAACAGTCAGAAGTGCATGAACAGAGTCTTCTCCAACAAAACTGGATCAAGAGACATATAAAAAATGCTGACAAGAATGCAGGACAAACAAAAACTAAAGTGTTATTTGAAGGGCCAAAAGAATTAGAAGAGATTTTGCATGTACAAAAGCAAAATGAAGATGGGATTGACATTGGccatgatgatgatgaggacGGTGATGATGATAATTTTAAGAAATCCCATTCTGAATTTCAAGATGAAAATAATGATTACAAGGAAGAGTCAGAATATCAGCCTGGTTTGTAA
- the LOC137820470 gene encoding uncharacterized protein, protein MASFARGAASLTRVGLSSSKTPIQLIHRRGLAGAADHHGPPKVNFWSDPMSPSKWKEEHFVIISLSGWGLLFYGGYKLFTGGKGKKEELVKEAAH, encoded by the exons ATGGCCTCTTTTGCTCGTGGAGCCGCATCCCTAACCCGCGTTGGTCTTTCCTCTTCCAAGACGCCCATTCAACTCATCCACCGCCGTGGTCTCGCCGGAGCAGCTG ATCACCATGGACCTCCCAAAGTTAACTTCTGGTCAGACCCAATGAGTCCGTCTAAATGGAAGGAAGAACAC TTTGTGATTATCTCTTTAAGTGGCTGGGGACTACTGTTCTATGGGGGATACAAGCTCTTCACAGGAGGCAAGGGCAAGAAAGAAGAG TTGGTAAAAGAAGCAGCACACTGA